DNA from Triticum aestivum cultivar Chinese Spring chromosome 7D, IWGSC CS RefSeq v2.1, whole genome shotgun sequence:
tttgacacacgcacacaaaagaaaactagaggggtgcaccggaggagataggagcgccggattggaaaacggacaacggggaaaatgctcggatgcatgagacgaacacgtatgcgaatgcaatgcacatgatgatatgatatgaaaatgcatgacatgacaaaatacaaaacgaaagacaaaacccaacaacggagggaaaaacatatcacatagccggaaatggcaagagtcggagttacaaatatggcaagttacatgcggggtgttacacaagTAGTAACCCACACGtagcaatctgaggttttgaggcaaagattggatacaagaaataaactagggttttagatgagatggtgctggtgaagatgttgattgagATGAGTCCtccatgatgagaggatcattggcgatgacgatggcttcaatttccccctcgtGGAGGGAAGTATACCCGGCGTAATCACTCcgtcggagagcaaaagtgctcatgcccaggttccacctcgagacaacGGCGCTTCATCCTAAAAGTCttctcttgattttttttctatgGCAAATGGCTTCATATAGGAGAAGGAGGGCCACGGAGGCATGCTGGTGGGCCTACAAGCTCACATGGCGCGCCCCGGGGGGcgcgccacctgagcttgtggctcaCTGGTGGGGGCCCTCTTGGTATTTCTTCTTCcactattttttattaattccaaaataaatctacgTAAATTTTTAGGTGATTTGGAGCTCCAGAGAATAACTATCTCTGTTGTAGCTCTTctcaggtccagaattctagctgccggcaatttcctcttcatataaATCTTGCATGATAAGAGAGAAAATGaattagaattgcatcataaagtgaaataatgatccaaaacattataaataacagtaggaaaacatgatgcaaaatgggcgtatcagcgGCCAAAGGAAGTGAAAAGGCCATGgcaaattggttccccatggccctcaaaggATCCGTCTGATCATTGTTTATGAACCTGCCGGCCTCTTTCGTTACCTCATGGGAGGATCTGTGACGGCAGTTTGTGTCCAACTTCCAGGGCATGTGTGCACGACCTGCACAGAGAGTGGTCTCTATGCCGTCAAGTAGGCAAAATGAGAATCACTAAGATTGTTCATCCAGCGATTCTGCAATCTCCGAAACTCCATTCCTAAGATCAAACAGCAGGCTTTCATGGTCACCTCCACCATGCATGGCATGCGCGATGGCAGTATGTTGGAGAAGCTCGGCACCTATGAGATCACTTTGGCCAAGCTCTTTGCACCGGTGAACAAACGTGCCAAGGTTGCGAGGGCGATGGCTTTCCATCTCCTGTGTCCCGACCAAGCAAAGGTTGGGAGCACCGACTTCGTCAGCGCGTCCGAGAAGGCGAAGCGCAAGACAAACCTCGTCCTTGAGGTGGAGCCGCAAACCCGCGAGGCATCAAAGTCTATGAAACCTTGTGATTTTGTATTTAGAGGTTAATTTCATATGGACAAAAGAGAAATGTTATAATTTTGTATTTGGAGGTATGTCATCTAGAAAAACGAGATATGACTTTGTTGCTTCACATGGCAGAAGAAAGAcatgtaagagcaactccaatacgGTCCATCAAAATGGACACCAACAAATATCCGCGGATACGTGTGGACGTGTCCGTGGACATGAATAGGGGCGAAGGCCATCCAAACCCATAAACCAAATGCCCGCCCCCTTTTTCCTAAGAAAATGAATAAAACTATACCAAATGACTGCCTCTGATCACTTTGACAAATGTATCCAGATCAATAGCAATTCAAAAGTACATCTAAATCTGAAAGCACTCCTTGAAAGATGTTCAACAAGTTCTTAAATTTCATTGATCCCAAAAGCCGCCTTAGTCTTAAGCTTTCTCTCCTCGAGCTTAAAATTCTTCATACGAACATGTCGTTCAACCAGTTGGCATGCCCGTTGAGCTTCATTCAACAATGCATCATTGTGAAGGGTTTGTATTCCATACTATGGTAGAACGTCACGCCCGTACGAGGGTAGACAATGATATTATCAACATGTTGCAACAATGAGCAAATAAACAAAATGATAAAAGCGTAGAGCAACAAGACGCAAAACTTACGAGCTCTTCGAGCGGCGCGCCCCTTGGCCACCTTCCTCGCACTTGTGCGTACACACTGTGATACTTGTTGGCGGCTTTTTGAATGGTATACCATCATTGGACTAGCGGCCTCGCATTATGCTTCATGCCTTGAAACTCCACAATTATGACCAACGACACATCACATCACAATTCATCCTTCTTCACCGAGTACGCAGTCATAATATTTTCTTCAAAGTCAACAACAACAATGTCAAAATATTCCGCTGTGACATTTGACCTAACACTTGTGCGGGCATGGCATCCGCCATGGACAACGGCGGGACAACAATTCATCCTCCTTCACCGAGTATGCAGTCATAATATTTTCTTCAAAGCCAACAACAATGTCAAAATATTCCGCTATGATATTTGGCCTAACACTTGTGTGGGCATGGCATCTGCCATGGACAACGGCAACAAGGCCAGTGGTATTTGTGTGCCGCCGAAATCCAAGGTAGAACGACGACATATGCCAAGGCGGGGGTGGTGGCTTGCTGGAGCGGCCGAGGGTGCGGATAGAGAGCATAACGGAAAGGACATAGTGGGGGAAAAGGCTCCGGGTGGAGTTTTTGGGTCGCGATGACGAATGCACACGTGGTGGATGTCCAATGTCCGGACTCCCCCAAACCTCCCATAGGTTTGTTCCGGTTTGTAGGTTTTGTTCCAGTTTGTAGGATTTCAAGCATCCAGACAAGTCGCCAAAACCTCCCATAGGTTTGGTTCTGATTTGTAGGATTTCAAGCATCCGCATAAGTCCATACAAGTTCAGAAAAATTTAGCGAACGGCATTGAATGGCAAAAAATGTCGGAACCAAACATTTAGCAAaccacgttggagatgccctaaggaacTTCCACACGAAAACGGGAAGGGAATGTCCACCGACACAGATAGTGATGATGATAGTGACACAACAAACCCTGGTAAAGATAAATTGACAGAGCTTCATCCTCGATGAGAACATATCTACCATGAGAGCTGGAGTTATGTATGAAGAAGTATAGATACAGATTGGGGAACTGGAGAATGGTTTATGATGCTGTAAtgctacaaaccaaaataaaaaagaaCATATGAACATGGTTCCACTCTATCTCCAAAGAGCTCCATGGTAGTACTGAAGCCATCAATCTTACAGGTATTCATTGCCCAACCAAAAAAGAGCAAAATGCAAAAAATACTACACAATCAAGCCGTGAGCAACTGACTATCAATATTGTACTAAACCATAATCACACCTTGCATTTGCACATTTTTCAATCCATAAAATAAACCCAAAGTCAAATATTGGTTTCCCTTTTCCCCAGGTGAACTGCCAGAACGAGGCTAGATAGCTATACTGGAATTACATCACCGTTCGACGTGTCTTCACATCTTAAGACTAGTCCATCAAGGCTAGTTGGGAGGAGGCACTTGCCCCACTGGCAACCAGTGTTGAAGGGTTCAGGTGGTGGAACAATCATCAGCACATTGTCGTTCCTTTGAACAACACCAATGACACTAACAGTGTTTCCCTCCTTAATGTATCTGCGATGTAAACATCCATGTCAAATGAAATGGGTAGCTATGAATACAATAGAGGTGCAAAAGCCAGAACAAGAAACAGTAATACCCTTCTTTTAGGCGCATTATACGATCATCACTTGAGAGGTTCCTTTCCCGTATCCATCTCAAAAATTCAGGGGACATGTCCTTGTTTTCTGGATTTATGTCAATAACAACAGCTTCATCGACATATGGGATTAGCCGTGCACCATATCCTATTTTGACCAATGCTCGCAGCCCAGATTGGAAATCAGAGATGTAGAAATCGACCGCATGCCGCTGCAGTAGTTGTATACAAAAGGTAAATGTAAGAGGAAAGATTATTAACAATAAGAGTTGCAATAGTTGGGATTTTCAGTTAAATCCTTATATTGCCTCATTATTGTAGGATTGTGagatccacatcatcttggtgaTGAAAATTTGTAGCTAATAAGAAACTCACTTCAATTGAACGTAATCCCCAAGTAAATCGGCGATGCTGAGTGTTGGCAGCTTTTGAATCCCAACCCCTATACTCATACAAGCAAGACGAAGTGTATACACATCTTGGAACCCTTTGAAATGAGGACTCAAGGGGGAAATTTCCACAAGTAACAACCTGTCAAGTTAAATACGATAAATAAGATCCTATTACTACTGAATATAAAAGCGCTACTGCTTAAAACAGTTATGACCATAAGCTAACAATGAAAAAAAATATGGAGAAATGAATATATTATTACAAGATGCACAATCGAATTCATGTCCTTGTACTAGGAGAACATCACATCTCTCTTTAAGCATAATATATGTTGTAATCTGGTCATGGTATGGATCTCTGCTACCAAGTTTACTTTTTGGAACCATCTGCAGTATTCTGCCAACCTATGTATGAATTatcttactccctccgtctcataatataagagcattttttaccCTACACTAGTATGAaatacgctcttatattatgggacggagggagtaatactgaAACAGCTAGTAGCGCGGTGACTAAGTGACCTTGGTAGCATGTGCTCCTGGAACAAAAATAATATTTTCCATTCTTTCAAAAATATCTAAAAACAATTGCACATGCAGATGAGTGAGTATTATGTGTAGGGTATAAACATGCATATGCTTGTGTCTtgtgcaaaaagaaaaaaacttagTGCACAAAAATTTAGTGCATAATATATGCTTGCACGTACATAGTAATACTACCATATGTACATGACTGAATTTTTGCTGcatttttttgaaactttaaaTGACCTTCTCATTTTTCTAAACTAAACAGTGCATGTGAGCTCAAGTGCAACAAACACACGTAGCATCGCTACATTACAAGTTAACAATGCAATTCAGCAATACACCAGAACTGGCAAAGAAACAATGTAATTTGAGAATTACTTCTAAATTGTAACAATAGCGAACAAATATATGacaaaaacagaaagcagaaaatTAAATGTAAAACATTAAGGGAAGGAATGAATAGATGAAATAATTTAATGAGTCCAAAAAGGTGACAGCATTACACATACCCCTGTGACCTTCACATACTCTCCATCTTTCGCAATTCTAAGATCAGCATCAGGATAGCGactgacaaacctagtcatgcctCTTGTTCCCCAGCAAATGTTCCAAACCAAGAGCGCAGCAACAAATCCAAATATCACCACAACAACTACCAGCAAAATTGAATTATGAACAGCAGCTAGAATGAAGCCACCTGCTATGAACCCCATCGCAAAGAGCAGAATAGCCGCCCATAGTATTGGCTTTGGCAAACTGGCCTTAATTGAGTAGCTATTTTGCTCATTAATATTTGTAACAGCCGGGTTGTAAGCAGAAGAGGTGGCACGCATCTTCATCGAAACAGTAGAATCAAGAGTGCCTGATACTTTCCGTAGAGCACCAGATGAGTTCAACTGTCCAGAGGAGATAGGTCCTGATGTGATGAGCCCAGTTGTCGGAAGAATAGGCGGTAGATGGCCAGAATTCTGGCGAGCCATTGGGGTCACTCCTCCTGACTGGGGGCCAGAGGATCTCTTTGTTGGTTCTCCATGCTTATTGAGCGGTCCAGAATTAGATTTTGCCCTTGCCGAACCTCCAGTGCCAGGAACTGCTGCTGAAATAGAGCCAGAGTAGTTGGATCGAGAAGCAGCACTAGATACTGGTCCAGAATTGGAAGCAGCACCACCAAATGAAGTATTCCTTGAAGGTTGATTACCCAAAGGGCCAGATTTCCGTGACTTCTCAGCATGGAGGTCAAACATTTTCCCTAGTTCTCCTGATTTCTTGATGTCACCCCCAGTGTATGGCATAGCTGCAGAGCAAACAACCGGAGCCTTCTCCTTTGGTTGCTCAGGTCGCCCAGAGACATAAAGCCCATTGCTTAATTGGTGGGATGGAAACCGAGAACCCATATTCTGAATTCTCAGATACAACAAACACCTTGCATcagcacctgaaggaaaacatatcAAACAAATGCAACGTCAATTTGGTTGTACAAAAAGGGGTATGCACATAAGATTCATAATTATCCCATTCAGATGAAGAATTATAAAACAAACTGCACCAGAATACAAAACAAGAGAAACTCGGTACATAGAACCACCCAGTACATACGATTACTAAAGATGGGACTTGGAAGAGCTTTAGATGGAAGAACGATCTCACAGAGTTCTGCCAAGTCCCAACAGATTGTAGCAGCTCAAATAGTTCAAGGCGACTGATGGTCTAAAACTTCCAAAATATAGAACCATTAATTACGGAATAAATCCTACCAAAAGTAGCAAAAGTAAATCTGCAGAtaccttaggctggtcatagtggggagtaacttagactagtaacatgcatatgttactagtctatgttactacctctatagtgcatagtatcatagattagtatcatagatggtctcatttattggcatgcatgacacatagtagcatcacatttattatgttacggtatctacctatgttactataaccatctctctcttctttaattgcctgccacgtAAGCATGTTTGCGACtctcaagtgcatgatactacttatgttacccccactatggccagccttagagCATGTAGCTATGATTTCACCATGCAAGCATCATAGATAGTAACagcaatttgcaaaaagaaacaactagCTACTTGTTGTACATTaaatagttcatgctaactcaaCATATTCCGTCAAACAAATGGCAGAACAATAGGAATTTTATTTTGTAGAATGGGCAGGTAGGCAGTGAGAAGCGAATTAATTGTGGTAATGTTGTGTTCTTACTCCTTAAGCAGGGTGAAACTACACAGCCGCCCCAGAGTCTTACTAGCAGAAATTTACAGCCAAAACAGACAGAAGCAGTAGTCATCAAAAGCAAACCATCTGATTTAGCAGCGCCTTAATTTTGGGGGCAACGCACACTTTTGTGATAAACTAAAGCTCAACTCCCTCCAAAAGGAAGTTAAACAATACAGACAAGCCCCGGTAAAACATGCAAAATTCGCGGAGGGAGCTAAAGTATTCGCACAAAAAATTGATAGCGATGGTTACAGCAAAAGCAGGAATGAGTCTTCCAAATGATTTTCAGCAGTGGAATAAACAACCAAAAATGACACCACCACCACTGGATCTTGAAGTAGGTATAGCTTAAAGCTCCAGCAAAAACCTACCGGACAGCTCAATTCGAACAAGAAGCGATGGAGGAACACATTGAACAACCTACAGTCCACTCCACCAAGCTGTTGAGTGGGAGATCCTTTCTACTCTACTTAATTCCAATGCATATATAATCCATAACCTGGTGTGAGCTCATATTTATGTGCAAATCATCATCATTCTAATCGCTAGACTGAGAAAAGCTCAGTTGTACTATGGAAGGCGTCATCACGCAGCAATGCGTGCATCTGCAGATCCAGACGCTAGTGCCAGATCCAGGCAAATTTCTCAATCCAAGAACTAAAAACACTGCAAAGTTCACACAAACCAACACAAGATCCGGACAACGCGGGCCGAACAAGACACAAATAATATGGGAAAATAAACCTCCGGCCATTATTACTCCACCAAGTAGAAAACGAACAAATCCGCGACAAAAGGCTGGCGGGGATCGAGCATTGAAGAAAGAAACATTTGAACCAGCTTGCCCGCACTGACGGCAAAACAAAGAAGAGGGCCAAAAGAGGGGCACACTCGGGGAGCAATCCAGACAAGTTAGGGCTCGTCACCAACCGAAGAAACCAATCCTCCAAGCCCGGGTGGATCTCTGTTCTATGCTGGCCCAGCAGAGGAGTGCGACGACGACGGAGGAGGAACGGGAATGCCAGAACGATTCCTCTGTGGCGGCGTGCGAGCGCGCGTGGATGGGTGGAAATGGAATGGAAGGAGTGGAGGGAGGAGGGTTGTTCGGCCGAGATGGTGGGTTGGATGACACCGTCGGCGCTGTGGGAAAAGGAAGCTCTCTGGGTGTGTCCGTCCGTCTGTCTCTGTCGCTGTTGGTGGACCTACGCAGGCAGGAGCAACTCAGCACAGTCGCCGTACACGCAGCCTTCAAAACATTTTAGAGCAACTCCCCTCGCTAGGAAAAAAAACATGACCGTCACCGGGTACCCTccgccaaacgggccggcccagcacGGCCTGGCCTATGCTCatcgtgcctggcccggcacggcccgccatggcacgtttaatagccgggctgggccggcccacgggcGCTGCTCCTTGGTCCAGGCACAGCCTGATTAGTAAACGGGTCGGCCCGATGGCCCATTTAGCACGTTGGGCTGCACATTTTCAGCCTATTGGGTTGGTTTTTAGGCCTATTGGACTATATTTTAGGTATACATATAAAGAAACTctgaaaaaaatattaaaaaaataaacGGGTCAtgtcgtgccggcccgcgtgcccaggctccaggcccaggcacggcccaaggCGTGCCGCGTGCGGGGCACGACCCGTTTAGCCCGTGCCATGCCTGGCCCATGGCGGGCCATGCCGGCGTGCTCGCGGGCTGGCCTGTTTGGCCccgcccgtttggccagctatactCCACTGCACCTGCTCCCCTCGTGAGGGAAAAAATCCTAGCCGTCATCGGGTAGCCTCCATTGCACCTACTCCTCTCGTGAGGAGAAGAACTCTAGTCGTCGTCGGGTAGCCTCCATTGCACCTGCTCCCCTCACCGTCGTTGGGGTGCGTCGTCGGACAAAGCCAACATAGCGGCGGCGAGGCTATTTTGTTCCTTTAGCACAATGTTGAACATCATTGGATAGTTTGATCTGGTGGAGAAATGGGCTCGGCGCGGTGTTTGTTGATCGAGGTGTTAGGCCACACGAGGGCAGAGGTGCGTGCGCGCGGTGCTGGCCCAGGGCACGCATCTGGCGCGATTGCAATGTGGCAGCCGGTGCAGATCTGAGTGCGGCTACGCACATGATGGCGTGGTGGCCCTCGGTGGCCCAGGGGCGCCGACAGTCATGGTATGGACAACATGGTGGCGCGTGTCGCCTGTGTGCGCAGGCGTCGGGCGTGGCAAAGGTACGAGATTCACAAGCGGCAACGCATCGGCAGTGTGGCGCGGGCCAGAACTAGGCTTCACAGGTCGGCAGCCATGTGGCGCGACTGCCATCGACGTGGGTTGTGAAGCGTCCTTAGTGGATCATGGGCCCACCAAGGTCACGTCCTTAAGGACCTAGCGGGATCGCACGCCGTAGATCCACTTCTCCGTATTTAGCTCCAATGGAGTACACCATGGGTCTCTGCGGAGAGTTCTTCTTCATGGGTTTGGTTTCTTGCCGAATCCGGGAGCAGCACGGGCAGCTCTCCTCGGACACGATATCAGATTAGGCCCCTAAAGAGCGTAAGAAACCTTTACGAGGATCGATGTCAGATAGGATCCTGAAGTCGCTCTCCTCGGGCACGGTGTCATCTCAAGCCCTAGAAGAGTGTGAGAAATCTTTATCGGGATCGATGTCAGATCGGATCCTAAAGCCGCTCTCCCTGAGCACGATGTCAGATTAGGCCCTTGAGGAGGGTGAAGCAATGTCAGATCAGATCTTAAAGCTGCTTCTCTGGGGCCCGATGTCGGATTAGGCCCGAGAGAAGCATGAGAAACTTCTCCTGGACTTGATGTTAGATCGGGTTCAGGAGCTCGCTAAATTGGATTTCCATATCTTAGTGTCATATCAGATCGTggaactcccggtgggagttgatTTTTTTTGACCCACCCACCAACCATCATGTTGCCAACGTCAAAGATCTTACCAACGTCCTTGAAGGAACCACCCACGAGGTCCCTCCATTCCCCTATCTCTCTAGGTCTAACCCCAAGACGGACACAATCTCTACCAAGCCAGGTCTTTCTCTCCAACATACACAtgaacacctctctctctctctctttctctctctctatctatctatctattatctGACACACACACCTCTCTCCTTCTCCTGGCCCTATCTATATAGTTAGATCTCTCTCTGACATGCACatattgctctctctctctctctctgtgtgtgtgtgtgtgtgtgtgtgtgtgtgtgtatgtgtgtgtgtgtgatgcagACCATCCCACGGTCCTCCCCATGGACCCACCGTCGTCTCCTCAAGCGCCAAGTGGGCCGATGACACGACCACGTGCAAGAGCTgtcgagaccgaggtgacatctctacTTAATAGCTTCCATATGAACCACATgaggcatggctactacctcaagcggaaatgCTATGTGTGCTCAGGTATGAAGAAGACCACCTCAGAGACGCTCGAAATGAAGATCAAGCTACCACGGAGGTGGACGAAGGAACACGACAAGGGATCATGGAAAGGCTACAGTGGCCTGACATCCGGCCACCGGCCCAGATATCCGGCACCCCCGGGATAGTAGCAACAGTAGAACAACGCTGGAAAAGCTCCAAGAGTCGGACATCTGGCCCGACCGCCTCAGACATGACACCCAAAGCCTACCGAAACTGGACCAGCCCCTGCCTCGAATATCCAGGGCCTTGTGAGTCGCTGGatatccggcccccagcccggacatcccgcACCTGTGCGTGCATAGCCGGGCTAGAGACCCATGTAGCCCTCTCCTCTTCTCTTGTTCCGTCCAATATTATATATAGGACCCCTCCTCCTCTTAGCTAGGATTAGCAAAGTATATGAGATTAtctagagagagctttgctcatctaccCCTCCTCTTGGAgtcaagacctcctaggagaagatccctaagtggatatcaagacctcctcttggagaagactaTAATCAAGACCTCATATCCTTTGGATTTGAGAAGACCTTACCTTCATGCTTTTTTCCCATGATTGTCCGTGTCATACTTGCGGATCTCacgtatgctactctagtggatgtgtgatttggttTTGTTTGAGTGATTCCTCTTGTTGTTCTCGTTGTTCTTCACCTTTCCCCCCTCCAAATTTGAAAGGATCAtgaactagggttccaccctacaacatcttggatcagagcaaggttgattcacatcttggagtccttACCCCCCTAGCCTAATTTTGTTTGTTTTGGCCCAATTtcaaaaatccaatttttttgtgatttgttggtttgatgatgttttattgattttgatccatggattcaaaGTGTTGCAGGTTGATCTAGCTTCTCTACATCTTTCCACTAGTTCCATCCACGAAATTTGCCCAATTTCGACCACAAAATTTTCTCCCCCAAGTTCTTCCCCAAGAGTTCATCCACGGATTTCAGCAATCAGACAATCAGCCCAGCCCGGACATCCCGCATGATgctcggacatccggcgcctcgcagccaacatctccactcccccccccccaattttgACCGGTTTCTACCATTTACTCCGCAAACCACCACTGACTTCCGCAACCAACCGCAATTTTGACACATTCGCCATTTGAGAATTTGAGTGCACAGTTTCTGTTTCCTGAcgtgtttcgactacttagggacggttcgtcatcgacatcaccgccactcAACGTCGCCATAGATTCGCCATCGACAATGACAACTTCATCATTTTGACACCCCACCggaagcaaggacggtaacctcgacaacATCTTCACATACTTCCTTGCCATTACACTGTTAACCCTGAGCCATTTTTTGCATCCTTTGCCTACCGAAACTAGCCGCCGAGTATTGTCGGGCCATGCTACTTGTGCACTTTATTGATACACGTTTCGCATAGCTTTCATTGCATGCATCAATCatcgtatcatctcttgtgtcagcAAATTGTTCCCACATATACATAATTGCTATCTTCGTTTGAGCATTTCACATAGTGGCCATATCAAAAGACCTTGttagcaatagccatagcatcacgcCACATTGCATAAAAtatttgatcatcttggatcatggTGTGCGAGTTCACCGGGAATCATACATAAATAGTATACTTGGAATAGAAAGTCGATACGTTTTGTCTCTAATAGCTTGTGCACAAGTTTTCATATCTCCCCCTTtcgagcaatcgtgctagcgtctctctggAGTTTTGCAGCATGAGCTTTTTTTCGTGGAtaacacattttgtgctcattccttagTTGCACAACCCAACTTatctatatgtgtgtgtgtgtgtgttccgtGTGCCACCCATTGCTATTAATctatttgtttcacttgcgaatttgtgaatctctttcaacattattgaatcttactAACAATTGGATcaattttgtgccactatcctgac
Protein-coding regions in this window:
- the LOC123164788 gene encoding uncharacterized membrane protein At1g16860 isoform X2 — encoded protein: MGSRFPSHQLSNGLYVSGRPEQPKEKAPVVCSAAMPYTGGDIKKSGELGKMFDLHAEKSRKSGPLGNQPSRNTSFGGAASNSGPVSSAASRSNYSGSISAAVPGTGGSARAKSNSGPLNKHGEPTKRSSGPQSGGVTPMARQNSGHLPPILPTTGLITSGPISSGQLNSSGALRKVSGTLDSTVSMKMRATSSAYNPAVTNINEQNSYSIKASLPKPILWAAILLFAMGFIAGGFILAAVHNSILLVVVVVIFGFVAALLVWNICWGTRGMTRFVSRYPDADLRIAKDGEYVKVTGVVTCGNFPLESSFQRVPRCVYTSSCLYEYRGWDSKAANTQHRRFTWGLRSIERHAVDFYISDFQSGLRALVKIGYGARLIPYVDEAVVIDINPENKDMSPEFLRWIRERNLSSDDRIMRLKEGYIKEGNTVSVIGVVQRNDNVLMIVPPPEPFNTGCQWGKCLLPTSLDGLVLRCEDTSNGDVIPV
- the LOC123164788 gene encoding uncharacterized membrane protein At1g16860 isoform X1 — protein: MAGGADARCLLYLRIQNMGSRFPSHQLSNGLYVSGRPEQPKEKAPVVCSAAMPYTGGDIKKSGELGKMFDLHAEKSRKSGPLGNQPSRNTSFGGAASNSGPVSSAASRSNYSGSISAAVPGTGGSARAKSNSGPLNKHGEPTKRSSGPQSGGVTPMARQNSGHLPPILPTTGLITSGPISSGQLNSSGALRKVSGTLDSTVSMKMRATSSAYNPAVTNINEQNSYSIKASLPKPILWAAILLFAMGFIAGGFILAAVHNSILLVVVVVIFGFVAALLVWNICWGTRGMTRFVSRYPDADLRIAKDGEYVKVTGVVTCGNFPLESSFQRVPRCVYTSSCLYEYRGWDSKAANTQHRRFTWGLRSIERHAVDFYISDFQSGLRALVKIGYGARLIPYVDEAVVIDINPENKDMSPEFLRWIRERNLSSDDRIMRLKEGYIKEGNTVSVIGVVQRNDNVLMIVPPPEPFNTGCQWGKCLLPTSLDGLVLRCEDTSNGDVIPV